In Bacillota bacterium, the genomic stretch GGACTTTTGTTGTCGAAAACATATGAAGCCTCCGCCAGAGGGTCTTTTCCAGCGGAGGCCTTCGCTTTATATTAGTATTCATATATCCAGCGTTTATCATCCTGGAGCCTATCTGCTCCCCACCCAGACATGTTATGCCCTCCTTGAATACCTCACGAAATATGGGGCAGGCCGTACTTGCGGAACAGTGCTAGCAACTTGCGCCAATGGGGTGGAAATGCATTGCTGCCGCGGGACTCAACTATGGTACCATCGTCAAAGGTAACTTCGAGGCTCCAGTGAGTGCCATCACGCACTCCAGGGCAGATATAGCTGCTGTCCCAATCGAGAATGTAACAGCGCAGAAGGTCCTTACTAAACTGCGTCAGGCTGTTTAACGGAAAAAAGAGCTCTCTCTGCTCATACTTACTGCCGGTTCTGCCAGTGACGTACTTAAACATGACGCCGTATCGCTCGGGATCCACGTAGACTTCATGGTACGGACCGAAAAAGCCCCCAACGTAGAAGTACATCTTATGTACGCACACAGGGTCAGCTGAGTAACGGCGGCCGAAGTCCCTTCTACAAACATGACAGTGGTGTGTTCTTTCGCTTGAGTCCGTGATACGGATGGTGTCGCGCGACCCGCATCGTGGACAGATCCTGCGCATCAAGTCACTGCCTCCTTCCTACTCTCTGTTCTTAAACACTACCGGCAAGAGAAAGCACTGAAAACCATAATGAAACAAGCGCAATTTTCCTATCTAGCAACTAGGGAAGAGTTTGACTTTAACTTTCAACAATCTATTACAATGCGCCTGTTGCCGCATCTTCTAGATTTCCAAGTTACTAAAGCTGTATTATAAGGTCACATTCAGCACCATGGATGAGCTAACATGGTTTCCCAGCTGATTTCCCATCTTTATGAAGATACCTCAATTACCTCTTGGAGATTGGTGAGATAGCCTTAATCCCATAAAGAGCAGAATCTAAATTAAGCCACCACCAGCTGGACTCGGGATATTTAAAGCAAGATAAGCCCTTAGTCGTCAAAGAATTTGTGATTGTTACTATTGATTAGATACGAACTGATCTGCTTTATTCTTGCATTCTTTCCAAAGCCTTTGAAATTGTACACATCGCAAAAATCAATTCTCAAATCATCTTTAAAAAAGAATGACCCGTGGACAGCAGCAGTATTTCCATGCGTGATGGCATCATTAATCTTGATCTCTTTTAATCCTTTTTCAACGAATGCATTTTTTGTTAATATTACATTTTGTTTTCCTGCAACTTCTCTAGCACCGATGATGTTTAATATGATTTCATCGGCTAGATTTTCCAGGATAAAAGAATCTTCGTGATTGGCAACAGCTTTATAAAGATTTATTAGCAAGATTTTCTTTGGTGAATTACCGCAGTGTTCCGGATAAGTAATCTTCACTTCCAAACCTCCCCCTAAGGAATATAACTAAATTATGCTCTTTAAGATTTCTACGTTGAATTGCTGTTTTCCTGACACTGCAGAATAAACAGAAAACTAAAATTAGGGGTCACCACAGAGCATCCCCTAAACCATTTTCCACACGACCATTCGGATGGAAACTCATAAATGGTGCTTATGCCACGACCAAAACCATAAAGGAATTCTGGAAAGACCTCGGTATTCATCCTAACTTGCTTTATCGCTGGAGAAAAATCTACACCGAAAACGGTGATAAAACCAAGGTAGCGGAACAGCAAGATACGCTCCGACAAATGCAGCTAGAGGTTTATTCGCTAGCCATTATCAATATACATTCTACAAAGCGAGAATGTCTTTAATAGAATCAGCACTAACACCTGCGATTTTTCTATTTCCTTCTTGTAATTCATTCGCAAGCACATTGAGATCATACCTAAACTTGGTATTCCGAGTATGTTTCAAATTGATTAGGAGCGAATAAATGACTCGATAATCCAGTCTCGGATCATCAAGGAATGGGCGGATAAACGAATGATAATCCTCGGGGTTTCTGAGCATCC encodes the following:
- a CDS encoding transposase; translated protein: MAVFLTLQNKQKTKIRGHHRASPKPFSTRPFGWKLINGAYATTKTIKEFWKDLGIHPNLLYRWRKIYTENGDKTKVAEQQDTLRQMQLEVYSLAIINIHSTKRECL